One region of Miscanthus floridulus cultivar M001 chromosome 19, ASM1932011v1, whole genome shotgun sequence genomic DNA includes:
- the LOC136529565 gene encoding 3-ketoacyl-CoA synthase 5-like, with protein MALSPSQRLLRSLYQVIVNNVLVAIAVSLTIAVILVAAQFGFSEHIFHLRVLRPIYLLLAALLPAAAFTFYLVNRSHDVYLVDYACFKQNFNCRVPLATFKEYIMQFMPFLDDRSIHFLTRMIDRSGLGEETSLPPSLHYIPPSFGFSQGHAEAELILFSTIDDLFSKTCINPSSIDALVVNCSLFAPTPTYSDMIINRYKLRSDIRSVHLSGMGCSAGLISVGLAKNLLQITPHASYVLVVSTESMSHINYQGKKREMHLPTVLFRMGGAAALLSNSRNKARFRLKHLLRMITSTSESAHRCVMLDEDGEGNLGMSLSKDLIAVSGEALRTSIISIAPLILPPSEKLRFLLSCISRKVLNSMVPLYVPNFCVAIEHFCVHPGGPAVIDSVQDSLRLSDSHAEPSRMTLHRFGNTSSSSLWYELAYIEAKGRMHKCDRVLMIAFGSGYKCNIAVWECIQPPHSADGSWAKCIHRYPVKAYSNKITTKRHVG; from the coding sequence ATGGCCTTGTCACCTAGTCAGAGGCTCCTCAGATCTCTGTACCAAGTCATTGTGAACAATGTCCTGGTTGCCATTGCCGTTTCGCTTACTATTGCTGTCATCCTTGTGGCTGCACAGTTTGGTTTCAGTGAGCACATTTTCCATCTCCGTGTCCTTCGACCCATTTACTTGTTGCTAGCTGCCTTGCTACCAGCAGCTGCATTTACCTTCTACCTTGTGAACCGCTCCCACGATGTATATCTAGTCGACTATGCCTGCTTCAAGCAAAATTTTAACTGCCGTGTTCCCCTGGCTACATTCAAAGAGTACATAATGCAATTCATGCCATTCCTTGATGATCGCAGCATCCACTTCTTAACACGTATGATTGACCGCTCTGGCCTCGGTGAAGAGACTTCCTTGCCGCCTAGCCTCCATTACATACCTCCGAGCTTTGGTTTTAGTCAGGGCCATGCTGAAGCTGAGTTAATCCTGTTTTCAACAATTGATGACCTGTTCAGTAAGACATGCATCAACCCGTCTTCCATCGATGCACTGGTTGTTAACTGCAGCTTATTTGCCCCAACACCAACCTACAGTGACATGATCATAAACAGATACAAGCTTCGCAGCGATATCCGCAGTGTGCACCTCTCTGGTATGGGGTGCAGTGCGGGTCTCATTTCGGTGGGGCTAGCCAAGAACCTGTTGCAGATCACTCCACATGCCTCGTATGTATTAGTGGTCTCTACGGAGTCAATGTCGCACATAAATTATCAAGGGAAGAAACGAGAAATGCATCTGCCCACCGTCCTATTCCGCATGGGTGGCGCCGCTGCATTGCTATCGAATTCAAGAAATAAGGCGCGATTCCGACTCAAACACCTTCTGCGAATGATTACCAGCACCAGCGAAAGTGCTCATCGGTGTGTCATGCTGGACGAAGATGGCGAGGGAAACTTGGGGATGAGCCTTTCTAAGGACCTTATTGCTGTTTCTGGTGAGGCATTGAGGACCAGTATCATTTCCATTGCGCCCCTTATCCTCCCACCATCAGAGAAGCTACGGTTTTTGCTTTCCTGCATATCGAGGAAGGTTCTCAACAGCATGGTGCCACTATATGTCCCAAACTTCTGCGTGGCGATAGAGCACTTCTGCGTTCATCCCGGTGGACCAGCAGTGATTGATTCTGTCCAAGATAGCCTCCGTCTATCTGATAGCCATGCCGAGCCGTCACGAATGACGCTTCATCGTTTCGGGAACACATCAAGCAGCTCTTTGTGGTACGAGCTAGCATACATTGAAGCGAAAGGAAGAATGCATAAGTGTGATCGAGTATTGATGATTGCCTTCGGTTCAGGGTACAAGTGCAACATCGCTGTGTGGGAGTGTATCCAACCACCCCACAGTGCTGATGGGTCATGGGCCAAGTGCATCCATCGGTATCCAGTGAAAGCATACTCAAACAAAATAACTACTAAGCGCCACGTTGGCTGA